A part of Candidatus Bathyarchaeota archaeon genomic DNA contains:
- a CDS encoding Mut7-C RNAse domain-containing protein produces the protein MRFLADGMLGKLARWLRMMGQDVLYSTQLGDNELLEMAKAECRALLTRDLELYRRAVGRGLDAFYVDGKTESMRLSQIARRYGLTLEIDMDKSHCPICNTKLAAATKEQLKTQLKPNTYRYYTQFWQCPNCGQIYWQGAHWKQITNTLTQAQQKRAVSSEGTKHS, from the coding sequence TTGAGGTTTTTAGCCGACGGCATGCTGGGGAAGCTGGCGCGTTGGCTACGGATGATGGGGCAGGATGTACTTTACTCGACTCAACTGGGCGATAATGAGCTTTTAGAGATGGCGAAAGCTGAGTGCCGTGCGCTGTTGACGAGGGATTTGGAGCTCTACAGGCGCGCGGTGGGGCGGGGCCTTGATGCGTTTTATGTGGATGGCAAAACTGAGTCGATGCGGCTAAGCCAAATCGCCCGGCGCTACGGGCTAACGCTTGAAATCGACATGGACAAATCACACTGCCCCATCTGCAACACCAAACTCGCCGCCGCAACCAAAGAACAACTCAAAACCCAGCTTAAACCCAACACCTACCGCTACTACACCCAGTTCTGGCAATGCCCCAACTGCGGACAAATCTACTGGCAAGGAGCCCACTGGAAACAAATAACAAACACACTAACGCAAGCGCAGCAAAAGCGTGCTGTATCTAGCGAGGGGACAAAACATTCTTGA
- a CDS encoding PadR family transcriptional regulator — translation MQPPQDEIAGNLQAKIMMLLREEQLCGVDLMKRLHLKSPGTIYPVLDNLRTKGLVDFKVEVNGATRKKIYFLTELGTKKMRNHLTSSMKFCCDTSNYVNKILENVQNLIQIERHEKVLSTLDHDELKRFLKGADVTYSSDLQVPAGTFDTALSFIGVGCLIGNDASDITDCVGKLFASLRKGGRLLAIETEKSDNMFSQILFEDVFGLSEPPGLSREALGQVLEHAGFKDISVASKMGLLYATAQKS, via the coding sequence ATGCAGCCACCACAAGACGAAATCGCAGGAAACCTACAAGCAAAAATCATGATGCTCCTAAGAGAAGAACAACTCTGCGGCGTAGACCTAATGAAACGTCTACACCTAAAAAGTCCCGGCACAATCTACCCCGTACTAGATAACCTACGGACAAAAGGCTTAGTCGACTTCAAAGTCGAAGTCAACGGCGCTACACGCAAAAAAATCTACTTCCTAACAGAACTCGGTACAAAAAAGATGCGCAACCACTTAACAAGTTCCATGAAATTCTGCTGCGACACCTCAAACTACGTAAACAAAATACTAGAAAACGTACAAAACCTAATACAAATAGAACGCCACGAAAAAGTACTCTCCACCCTAGACCATGACGAACTCAAACGCTTCCTAAAAGGCGCAGACGTAACCTACTCAAGCGACCTGCAAGTCCCAGCAGGCACCTTTGACACCGCGCTGAGCTTTATCGGCGTTGGCTGCTTAATCGGCAATGACGCCTCCGATATTACCGATTGTGTGGGTAAACTTTTTGCGAGTTTAAGGAAGGGCGGGCGCCTTTTAGCCATTGAAACCGAGAAATCCGATAACATGTTTAGTCAAATCCTCTTTGAGGACGTTTTTGGATTGAGTGAACCGCCTGGTCTGAGCCGAGAAGCGTTAGGTCAGGTTTTGGAGCATGCTGGATTCAAGGATATCTCGGTAGCTTCCAAGATGGGTTTGCTGTATGCAACTGCACAAAAATCATAG
- a CDS encoding DUF996 domain-containing protein: MNTEFENSKTMAAVATVLLLLSIVPYVGWVIGIVGIILLMKSMKEFSSYYRDPSIYQNAWTGIKYYIVALVAIAVAGVAAFMAIAAATAFTFEGFVALTAGFSAAAIIGVASLIVAFVFYVLAATHLKNTLNTLAEKTGETSLATAGTLLWIGAILTIVGVGLILIFVSWIFATVGFFSMKNQQVPPYSQTPYAYTPPTQPAQPARSQTPV; encoded by the coding sequence TTGAACACAGAATTTGAAAACAGCAAAACCATGGCCGCTGTAGCTACAGTGCTGCTTTTACTGAGCATTGTTCCCTATGTCGGCTGGGTCATAGGCATTGTGGGTATAATCCTATTAATGAAGAGCATGAAGGAATTCAGCAGCTACTACAGAGACCCAAGCATCTACCAGAATGCGTGGACAGGCATCAAATACTACATCGTCGCGTTGGTCGCCATAGCAGTCGCAGGCGTCGCAGCCTTTATGGCTATAGCAGCTGCAACAGCTTTCACCTTTGAAGGCTTCGTCGCGTTAACTGCAGGCTTCAGCGCCGCCGCAATCATAGGGGTCGCAAGCTTAATCGTTGCATTCGTCTTCTACGTGCTCGCAGCAACCCACCTCAAAAACACCCTAAACACGCTGGCAGAGAAAACAGGCGAAACATCGCTGGCAACCGCAGGCACCCTGCTCTGGATCGGCGCCATACTGACGATCGTCGGTGTCGGCTTAATCCTGATATTTGTCAGCTGGATATTCGCAACAGTGGGCTTCTTTAGCATGAAGAACCAGCAGGTACCGCCATACAGCCAGACACCATACGCCTATACTCCGCCAACTCAGCCAGCTCAACCAGCACGAAGCCAAACCCCAGTTTAA
- a CDS encoding 3-keto-5-aminohexanoate cleavage protein, producing MYFFRDCDFQPVDKLIITLAPTGMIPTKDLTPHVPITAEEIAADTYEAYKLGASVVHVHARDEETGKPTCNVAVFEKIFKEIKRKCPDIIICATTSGRTDPQVEHRAEVLDLYPDLASLTLGSLNFPQHPSVNPLSTIEKLATLMKERNVLPELEIFEPGFINTAKYLFKKGLLKKPMHFCMLLGSLGSIPAGINDLSYLVHSLPSESNWSATGIGRFQTQINAAAVLMGGHVRIGIEDSIYYNYPKQELATNAKLVERIVNVAKELGRDIATPREARELLGLS from the coding sequence GTGTATTTTTTCAGGGATTGTGATTTTCAACCAGTCGATAAACTGATAATTACTTTAGCCCCAACAGGGATGATTCCGACTAAAGACCTAACTCCTCACGTGCCCATAACCGCCGAGGAGATTGCAGCAGACACCTACGAAGCCTACAAACTAGGCGCTTCGGTTGTGCATGTTCATGCCCGGGATGAGGAAACCGGCAAGCCCACATGTAACGTCGCTGTTTTCGAAAAAATCTTTAAAGAAATCAAGCGGAAATGCCCCGACATTATCATCTGCGCCACAACCAGCGGCAGAACTGACCCGCAGGTGGAGCACCGAGCGGAAGTTTTAGATCTCTATCCTGACCTGGCAAGCTTGACTTTGGGTTCGCTGAATTTTCCCCAGCATCCCAGCGTTAACCCTCTAAGCACCATAGAGAAACTTGCCACGTTAATGAAGGAACGCAACGTGCTGCCTGAGCTTGAGATTTTTGAGCCCGGGTTCATTAACACCGCAAAGTACCTTTTCAAGAAGGGTCTTCTTAAAAAGCCCATGCATTTCTGTATGCTTCTTGGCTCTCTAGGCAGTATACCCGCGGGAATTAATGACCTTTCATATCTTGTTCACTCTTTGCCCTCAGAGTCTAACTGGTCCGCCACCGGCATCGGCAGATTCCAAACCCAAATCAACGCCGCCGCCGTCCTTATGGGTGGACATGTACGCATCGGCATAGAGGACAGCATATACTACAATTATCCTAAGCAGGAGCTGGCGACTAACGCGAAGCTTGTTGAGCGGATAGTTAATGTTGCCAAGGAACTGGGACGCGATATAGCGACTCCCCGCGAAGCTAGGGAACTTTTGGGCTTGTCCTAA
- the arsN2 gene encoding arsenic resistance N-acetyltransferase ArsN2 yields MNTPDFRIRPAQLKDKNSIHPLLLGFKLPLDGLEETKLWIFQSNADEIVGVAGLEVYCHQGLLRSVAVKWQLQNQGLGRALVSHIIGEAKKSGVVDLFLLTTTAPKFFEKLGFKEEDREKVTAAIAESVEFKSACPKTAVLMHLKLS; encoded by the coding sequence ATGAATACGCCCGATTTCAGAATTAGACCAGCCCAACTGAAGGACAAAAATAGTATCCACCCCCTCCTTTTGGGTTTTAAGCTACCACTGGACGGACTTGAAGAAACTAAGTTGTGGATTTTTCAATCAAACGCCGACGAAATAGTAGGCGTTGCGGGTCTGGAGGTTTATTGTCATCAGGGTTTGCTGCGTTCTGTTGCGGTCAAATGGCAGCTGCAGAATCAAGGTCTCGGCAGAGCTTTAGTTAGCCATATTATTGGGGAAGCAAAAAAGAGTGGAGTTGTGGACCTGTTTTTGTTGACAACCACTGCCCCGAAATTCTTTGAGAAACTGGGCTTCAAAGAGGAAGACCGCGAAAAAGTAACTGCAGCAATTGCTGAGTCGGTGGAGTTTAAAAGCGCTTGCCCCAAAACCGCGGTGCTGATGCACCTGAAACTAAGTTAA
- a CDS encoding AAC(3) family N-acetyltransferase, whose amino-acid sequence MKPDTSSVVTRERLIDDFKRIGLSEGDTVAVTLSLKSIGYIEGGADTFIDALLQAVGAQGTIMMNAYTQSFPASEIQSNYVFDPKTTPPYTGVAPKMLLKRKAAVRSLHPTCSVVALGKNAHYLTQSHNEKARPYMPYSLLAQINGKYLSIGNGNNLVAIRHEAQYNAGLPRFLRSGVQYRNVQGEIGLFVWEHAPCEKNLHRLVPRLDRLGFMQHGKIGGADAVLMVASDFLENQSAMLRADPALNSCGDILCVQCRETERKMNLRNFAEPRFFQRSLLMRKVLQMRNHMVIMRNSRALVRDKDSGLFCRLDYGFQVSAKKLAQILK is encoded by the coding sequence ATGAAACCTGACACTTCATCCGTGGTTACCCGGGAGCGGCTTATAGATGATTTTAAGCGGATAGGCCTCAGTGAAGGCGACACCGTTGCGGTTACGCTTTCGCTTAAAAGCATAGGCTACATAGAGGGCGGCGCAGACACATTCATCGATGCCTTGCTGCAGGCCGTTGGCGCTCAGGGAACCATAATGATGAATGCTTACACCCAATCTTTTCCCGCCTCCGAAATCCAGTCAAATTACGTTTTTGACCCCAAAACAACACCGCCCTACACGGGGGTAGCGCCAAAGATGCTGCTTAAACGCAAAGCCGCAGTGCGCAGCCTCCATCCAACCTGCTCGGTGGTTGCTCTTGGAAAAAACGCCCATTACCTAACCCAAAGTCACAACGAAAAAGCCCGCCCTTATATGCCCTACAGTCTGCTGGCTCAGATTAACGGCAAATACCTTTCAATCGGAAACGGCAACAATCTCGTCGCTATCCGCCACGAAGCCCAGTACAATGCGGGGCTGCCGCGGTTCCTCCGCAGTGGCGTACAGTACAGAAATGTCCAGGGAGAAATAGGTTTGTTTGTGTGGGAGCATGCGCCCTGCGAGAAAAACCTGCATCGCCTCGTCCCCCGGCTTGACCGCCTCGGGTTTATGCAGCATGGAAAAATCGGTGGGGCAGACGCGGTTTTAATGGTTGCCAGCGACTTTTTAGAAAACCAATCTGCGATGCTACGCGCTGACCCTGCGCTTAACTCATGCGGAGACATTCTGTGTGTCCAATGCCGGGAAACCGAGCGGAAAATGAACCTGCGCAATTTTGCTGAGCCACGGTTCTTTCAGAGAAGCCTCTTGATGCGTAAGGTGCTGCAGATGCGAAATCATATGGTGATAATGAGGAATAGCCGCGCTCTCGTGCGTGATAAAGACTCGGGGCTTTTCTGTCGCTTGGATTACGGTTTTCAAGTTTCGGCTAAAAAACTCGCCCAAATCCTAAAGTAA
- a CDS encoding dihydroorotase family protein, producing MIVDSVLHNAKAYLKGNIVDCSIALEEGKIHRIGKETHMPHADQKTDLHGLLVLPGLIDEHVHLRDEGKAYKEDFGSGTAAAAAGGFTSVLDMPNNEPVTLSAKRLSNRMGLAERRILVNVGFYSEFPSDLPEVKAIAEQGAVGFKLFMGSQVGGLNLGDDAALAEACKAVADAKLPLAVHAEDHSEIAQNEAKMRQAKKNSPLDYLRAHSETAELEAIQRILCHSAETGVHLHICHITSQDGLEVIGDAKAAGRNVTCEVTPNHLMLTCDDLARYGSLVVMAPPLRDRTHQDALWKGIETGAVDTIGSDHAPHTLEEKSAGSVWDVKVGVPGLETTLPLMLTMVRKNRLALSQVIALLAEKPAQIYGLTDRGRLEEGKAADLTIIDYSPYKVDASKFKSKAKFSPYSGWELWGKVAKTLVAGQLVYEDGEVVAKGGAGSILRGGAP from the coding sequence GTGATTGTTGACTCCGTCCTGCATAACGCCAAAGCATACCTTAAAGGCAACATCGTAGACTGCAGCATAGCCCTCGAAGAAGGCAAAATCCACAGAATCGGCAAAGAAACCCATATGCCCCACGCTGACCAAAAAACGGATCTGCATGGTTTGCTGGTGCTGCCGGGCCTCATCGATGAGCATGTGCATCTACGCGACGAGGGCAAAGCCTACAAGGAGGACTTCGGTTCTGGTACCGCGGCGGCTGCGGCAGGCGGCTTCACTTCGGTTCTGGATATGCCCAACAATGAGCCCGTCACCCTGAGTGCGAAGCGGCTGAGTAATCGCATGGGGTTGGCGGAGCGCAGAATCCTGGTTAACGTTGGGTTTTACAGTGAGTTTCCATCGGACCTCCCCGAGGTCAAAGCCATCGCGGAGCAGGGCGCAGTGGGCTTCAAGCTTTTCATGGGCAGCCAAGTCGGGGGCTTAAACCTTGGCGACGACGCTGCCTTAGCGGAGGCATGCAAAGCCGTCGCAGATGCAAAGTTGCCGCTGGCGGTCCACGCTGAAGACCACAGTGAAATCGCCCAGAACGAAGCCAAAATGCGGCAGGCCAAAAAAAATAGCCCCCTCGACTACCTCCGCGCCCACAGCGAAACCGCCGAGCTCGAAGCCATCCAGCGCATCCTCTGCCACAGCGCCGAAACCGGGGTGCACCTGCACATCTGCCACATCACCAGCCAAGACGGCTTAGAAGTAATCGGGGACGCTAAAGCCGCGGGGCGCAACGTCACCTGCGAAGTCACCCCCAACCACCTCATGCTTACCTGCGACGACCTCGCCCGCTACGGCTCACTGGTAGTTATGGCTCCGCCGCTGCGCGACCGAACCCACCAGGACGCACTGTGGAAAGGCATCGAAACCGGCGCCGTGGACACCATCGGCTCAGACCACGCTCCCCACACCCTCGAGGAGAAATCCGCAGGCAGCGTCTGGGACGTCAAAGTCGGTGTGCCCGGGCTCGAAACCACGTTGCCGCTGATGCTTACGATGGTGCGTAAAAACCGCCTCGCCCTCAGCCAAGTCATAGCGCTACTCGCCGAGAAACCCGCCCAAATCTACGGCCTCACCGACCGCGGGCGCCTCGAAGAAGGCAAAGCCGCAGACCTCACCATCATAGACTACAGCCCCTACAAGGTGGACGCCTCCAAATTCAAGTCTAAAGCCAAATTCAGCCCCTACAGCGGCTGGGAACTCTGGGGCAAAGTCGCCAAAACCCTCGTGGCGGGGCAACTGGTCTATGAGGACGGTGAAGTGGTGGCGAAGGGCGGTGCGGGCAGCATTCTGCGGGGAGGCGCCCCTTGA
- the hgcB gene encoding mercury methylation ferredoxin HgcB encodes MFNSYQETTLKFDKDKCIGCGKCSAVCPHRVFSLNDGKAELTNPKACMECGACQLNCPTNAMTVESGVGCAGAMIRAALKREKLDSANCTCG; translated from the coding sequence ATGTTCAACTCTTACCAAGAAACCACCCTTAAGTTTGACAAAGACAAATGCATCGGCTGCGGCAAATGCAGCGCCGTATGCCCACACAGAGTCTTCAGCTTAAACGACGGCAAAGCAGAACTTACCAATCCCAAGGCCTGCATGGAATGCGGCGCATGCCAACTAAACTGCCCCACAAATGCAATGACTGTAGAGAGCGGTGTAGGCTGCGCAGGTGCGATGATTAGGGCAGCGCTTAAGAGGGAAAAGCTGGATAGTGCTAACTGCACCTGCGGATAA
- a CDS encoding RtcB family protein, with protein sequence MGESESRSAPERVPLEKINDYMWQIPKYKSAMKVPGVVFANQALLEKMQTDRTLWQCSNVAQLPGIYKHAITLPDGHEGYGFPIGGVAATDYEDGVISPGGVGYDINCGVRLLQTNLSEKDIRPKLPALSEAIFRNVPSGLGSKRNDFTVSRSDLETLATEGVQWLIDRGLGWAEDAAHCEENGQMKGGNPDKVSSVAKNRGLSQIGTLGSGNHFLEIQKVDKIFNPQTAKTFGLTHEGQVTVMIHCGSRGYGHQVCSDYLRVMEHAVQKYNISLPDRELACAPGSSQEARDYVEAMACAVNYAFCNRQAIMHWVRQSFQQVYGQEAEKFGLGLVYDVAHNIAKAENHTIDGVKRRVWVHRKGATRAFPKGHPDVPADYRGEGQPVLIPGSMGTSSWVLVGTEKAMELSFGSTAHGAGRMMSRSAAKRQFWGGDIKSSLEKRGILVRAASASVLAEEADPAYKNVDMVAEVSDAIGIATKVARLVPLAVVKG encoded by the coding sequence ATGGGCGAAAGTGAAAGCCGAAGCGCCCCCGAGCGGGTGCCCCTTGAGAAAATCAACGATTACATGTGGCAGATACCCAAGTACAAGTCCGCCATGAAGGTTCCAGGCGTAGTTTTTGCTAATCAGGCTCTTTTGGAGAAGATGCAGACTGACCGCACGCTGTGGCAATGCAGCAACGTCGCGCAGTTACCGGGCATCTACAAGCACGCCATCACGTTACCCGACGGGCATGAGGGCTACGGATTCCCCATCGGCGGCGTCGCAGCCACCGACTACGAGGACGGCGTAATCAGCCCCGGCGGCGTCGGCTACGACATAAACTGCGGCGTCCGGCTCCTCCAAACTAACCTCAGCGAAAAAGACATCCGCCCCAAACTCCCCGCATTATCCGAAGCCATATTCCGCAACGTCCCCTCCGGATTAGGCAGCAAACGCAACGACTTCACGGTGTCAAGAAGCGACCTTGAAACGTTGGCGACGGAGGGCGTGCAGTGGCTTATCGACCGCGGCTTAGGCTGGGCAGAGGACGCCGCGCACTGCGAAGAAAACGGGCAGATGAAAGGCGGCAACCCCGACAAAGTCTCCAGCGTCGCAAAGAACCGTGGGCTCAGCCAAATCGGAACCTTGGGCAGCGGCAACCACTTCCTAGAAATCCAGAAAGTAGACAAAATCTTTAATCCCCAAACCGCCAAAACCTTCGGACTCACCCATGAGGGCCAAGTCACCGTTATGATACACTGCGGCAGCCGCGGCTACGGGCACCAGGTCTGCAGCGACTACCTGCGCGTGATGGAGCACGCCGTCCAGAAATACAATATTAGCCTGCCGGACCGTGAACTTGCCTGTGCACCCGGCAGCAGCCAAGAAGCCCGCGACTACGTTGAGGCGATGGCCTGCGCCGTTAACTATGCCTTCTGTAACCGCCAAGCCATCATGCACTGGGTTCGCCAGAGCTTCCAGCAGGTGTATGGGCAGGAAGCTGAAAAGTTCGGGTTGGGGCTGGTTTATGATGTTGCCCACAACATCGCCAAAGCAGAAAACCATACAATCGATGGCGTAAAACGCAGGGTCTGGGTGCACCGCAAAGGCGCCACCCGCGCATTCCCCAAAGGCCACCCTGATGTGCCAGCGGATTACCGCGGCGAGGGCCAACCGGTTTTGATTCCGGGCAGCATGGGCACCAGCAGCTGGGTGCTTGTGGGCACCGAGAAAGCCATGGAGCTTTCGTTTGGCTCAACCGCGCATGGAGCAGGTCGCATGATGAGTCGCAGCGCCGCTAAACGCCAGTTCTGGGGCGGAGACATCAAAAGCAGCCTAGAGAAACGGGGCATATTGGTCCGCGCCGCCAGCGCCTCCGTGCTTGCCGAAGAAGCTGACCCAGCCTACAAAAACGTGGATATGGTCGCGGAGGTCAGCGACGCCATAGGCATAGCCACCAAAGTAGCTCGCCTCGTGCCCCTGGCAGTCGTTAAGGGCTAA
- a CDS encoding DNA-directed RNA polymerase subunit K: MTQKVNVGPPKITRFEKARIVGARALQISMGAPILVDAQENTNPIDIAVTELDAGILPITIRRTLPDGTFQDIPLRWLS, translated from the coding sequence ATGACCCAGAAAGTAAATGTTGGACCACCAAAAATCACTCGCTTCGAGAAGGCACGCATAGTCGGCGCACGTGCCCTGCAGATCTCGATGGGAGCCCCAATTCTTGTGGATGCACAGGAAAACACGAACCCCATAGACATAGCCGTAACTGAACTCGACGCAGGCATACTGCCCATCACGATCAGGCGCACTCTGCCAGACGGCACCTTCCAAGACATACCCCTCAGATGGCTCTCTTAA
- a CDS encoding thioredoxin family protein, giving the protein MANNLKITILTASCCNPGLKPMDEQYTARVKQALEKVNAQAKIETVTATEVYYGKKVGDQSKLKPLFDKYGMDALPALFVNEELVLYGGLPSIEKLTEVIQKALNPSQKLI; this is encoded by the coding sequence ATGGCCAATAACCTAAAAATCACAATTCTCACCGCCTCCTGCTGCAACCCCGGACTCAAACCAATGGACGAACAATACACCGCCAGAGTTAAGCAAGCACTGGAAAAAGTCAACGCCCAAGCAAAAATCGAGACTGTAACCGCAACCGAAGTCTACTATGGCAAAAAAGTGGGTGACCAAAGCAAACTAAAGCCTCTCTTTGACAAATATGGCATGGATGCCTTGCCGGCTTTGTTTGTGAACGAGGAGTTGGTGCTCTATGGGGGGTTGCCATCCATCGAGAAGCTAACCGAGGTAATTCAGAAGGCCCTAAACCCATCCCAAAAGCTCATATAA
- a CDS encoding arsenical pump-driving ATPase GET3, with translation MNQTNVKNMIENRKFLFFGGKGGVGKTTMAAATATWLADQGYNTLIVATDPTVSLSATYEQKIGETEITNITKIENLCGLNINPKKATGVFQNRLQGMMQNFDQILGKDAISTPCAEEMAAFDQFVTYLGDKTYDHVVFDTAPTGHTLRELSMPFDWSTFMTNQIKNRKELSEALGGVDESTLEGLKQEKNRYDQAVKSLSDETTSAFNLVLLPEKLPIEETARAVADLSKFGINVASLVVNEVIPTNVLNGNWFLEKRRATQEKYFKEIETRFNGIPKSEVPLFETDVYGIESLRKVGKHLYGQ, from the coding sequence ATGAACCAAACCAACGTAAAAAACATGATTGAAAACCGCAAATTCCTGTTCTTCGGCGGCAAAGGCGGCGTAGGAAAAACAACAATGGCAGCCGCAACAGCCACATGGCTAGCCGACCAAGGATACAACACCCTAATCGTAGCAACCGACCCCACAGTGAGCCTCTCGGCCACCTACGAACAAAAAATCGGAGAAACCGAAATCACAAACATCACCAAAATAGAAAACCTCTGCGGCCTAAACATCAACCCCAAAAAAGCCACCGGCGTCTTCCAAAACCGCCTCCAAGGCATGATGCAAAACTTCGACCAAATCTTAGGCAAAGACGCCATCAGCACCCCCTGCGCAGAAGAAATGGCAGCCTTTGACCAATTCGTAACCTACCTCGGCGACAAAACCTACGACCACGTCGTATTCGACACAGCCCCCACAGGCCACACCCTACGAGAACTCTCCATGCCCTTTGACTGGTCAACCTTTATGACTAATCAAATCAAGAACCGCAAAGAACTCTCCGAAGCCCTAGGCGGAGTAGACGAAAGCACTTTGGAAGGCTTGAAACAAGAGAAGAACCGCTATGACCAAGCCGTAAAAAGCCTCTCAGACGAAACCACCTCCGCATTCAACTTGGTGCTATTACCTGAGAAGTTGCCGATAGAGGAAACAGCTAGAGCCGTTGCTGACCTATCCAAGTTTGGCATAAACGTCGCGTCATTGGTTGTCAACGAAGTCATCCCAACTAACGTGCTGAACGGCAACTGGTTCCTAGAAAAACGGAGAGCTACACAGGAAAAGTACTTCAAAGAAATCGAAACCCGATTCAATGGCATCCCAAAAAGTGAGGTTCCACTCTTTGAAACCGATGTATATGGCATCGAAAGCCTAAGAAAGGTAGGGAAACACCTCTATGGCCAATAA
- the thsB gene encoding thermosome subunit beta — MVLREGSKRSRGRDAQHGNIMAAKVVAESVRSALGPKGMDKMLVDSFGDVTITNDGRTILDEMDIQHPAAKMLVEVAKTQDKEAGDGTTTSVIVAGELLSRAEELIDKDIHPTVIIEGYKQAAEKALATLEKIALTVDASKPEYLRKVAITAMGSKIVSEHKEHLADIAVKAMLAVAEKTAEGMKADVDDVKVEKKTGESLADTHLINGIVLDKEIVHSGMPKRLENAKIALLDASMENEKPEVDAKINIENPAQIEAFLKQEEIMLKALVDKVAVSGANVVVCQKGIDDMAQHFMARKGIVAIRRAKKSDMEKLARATGGKIISNIDALSASDLGYAALVEERKTGDDKMTYIEGCKNPKSVTLLIRGANQRLTAEAERSIHDALCVIRDIIEDPRVVAGGAAPEMEMANQLKKYAQTLSGREQFAVRVFADSLEAIATTLAENAGLDPVDLLTQLRAAHEKGQVWAGINVLEGKVGDMTKLNIYEPLTVKKQIIKSANEAASMILKIDDVISTAKMKAPPMPPGGGMPGGMGMGGMGGMPGMM, encoded by the coding sequence ATGGTTCTTCGGGAAGGCTCTAAACGCAGCCGCGGAAGAGACGCCCAGCATGGAAACATCATGGCCGCCAAAGTTGTCGCTGAATCCGTCCGAAGCGCCCTAGGCCCCAAAGGCATGGATAAGATGCTCGTGGACAGCTTCGGCGACGTCACCATAACCAACGACGGAAGAACAATCCTTGACGAGATGGATATTCAGCATCCAGCCGCAAAGATGCTTGTTGAAGTCGCCAAAACCCAGGATAAGGAAGCAGGCGACGGAACCACCACAAGCGTCATCGTTGCAGGCGAACTTCTGAGCAGAGCAGAGGAACTCATCGACAAAGACATCCACCCAACCGTCATCATCGAGGGCTACAAGCAAGCCGCAGAGAAGGCACTGGCAACCCTTGAGAAAATCGCGTTAACCGTCGATGCCTCCAAACCCGAGTACCTCCGAAAAGTCGCCATCACCGCTATGGGCAGCAAAATCGTCAGCGAACACAAAGAGCACCTCGCCGACATCGCCGTCAAAGCCATGTTAGCTGTCGCGGAGAAAACCGCTGAGGGCATGAAGGCAGATGTGGACGATGTGAAGGTGGAGAAGAAAACCGGCGAATCCCTCGCGGACACTCATCTGATTAACGGCATTGTGCTGGATAAGGAAATCGTGCACAGCGGCATGCCTAAACGCCTCGAAAACGCAAAGATCGCGCTTCTGGACGCCTCCATGGAAAACGAGAAACCAGAAGTTGACGCCAAAATCAACATCGAGAACCCCGCGCAGATCGAAGCCTTCCTCAAACAGGAAGAAATCATGCTTAAGGCGCTGGTGGATAAGGTTGCCGTCAGCGGCGCCAACGTGGTGGTCTGCCAGAAAGGCATCGATGATATGGCACAGCACTTCATGGCACGCAAGGGCATAGTGGCTATCCGCAGAGCCAAAAAATCAGACATGGAAAAACTCGCCCGCGCAACAGGCGGCAAAATCATCAGCAACATCGACGCCCTATCAGCCTCAGATCTGGGCTACGCCGCATTGGTGGAGGAACGCAAAACCGGCGACGACAAAATGACCTACATCGAAGGCTGCAAAAACCCCAAATCCGTCACGCTGCTCATCCGAGGCGCAAACCAACGCTTAACCGCAGAAGCCGAACGCAGCATCCACGACGCACTATGCGTCATACGCGACATAATCGAGGACCCCCGCGTGGTCGCAGGCGGCGCAGCACCCGAAATGGAGATGGCTAACCAACTTAAAAAATACGCCCAAACCCTCTCAGGCAGAGAACAGTTTGCCGTGCGGGTCTTCGCGGATTCACTGGAAGCCATCGCGACCACCCTAGCGGAGAACGCCGGATTAGACCCCGTGGATTTACTCACACAGCTCCGCGCTGCCCACGAGAAAGGCCAAGTTTGGGCAGGCATCAACGTGCTGGAAGGCAAAGTCGGCGACATGACCAAACTCAACATCTACGAGCCCCTCACAGTCAAAAAACAAATCATCAAATCAGCCAACGAAGCAGCCTCCATGATCCTCAAAATCGACGATGTCATCAGCACAGCCAAAATGAAGGCTCCTCCGATGCCACCGGGAGGAGGCATGCCAGGCGGAATGGGCATGGGCGGTATGGGTGGAATGCCAGGAATGATGTAG